Proteins encoded by one window of Deinococcus yavapaiensis KR-236:
- a CDS encoding protein phosphatase 2C domain-containing protein, giving the protein MASTTSWSDETIAVFGASVTGPGHRRAGELNQDAWRSGRAHGARWVAVCDGMGSRVHARHGARAATRAARDAVKQWARVPDASSALLVRLVEVLWRLNVAPHPPDACATTCLIGVVQPHGRVTVAALGDGLVAYRDADGDDGRDGRDGRDGRDGRGARFSNETLALGCAHHMNDWFTRSWTPSGSFTLVLATDGISDDVPPERVGVFLDWAGGLASVAPRARGASVRRALHTWPTPGHIDDKTLAILQGAFA; this is encoded by the coding sequence ATGGCTTCGACGACCTCTTGGAGTGACGAAACGATCGCCGTGTTCGGCGCGAGCGTGACCGGCCCGGGGCATCGTCGTGCCGGCGAGCTCAACCAAGACGCGTGGCGCAGCGGTCGCGCGCACGGCGCGCGGTGGGTGGCGGTGTGCGACGGGATGGGTTCGCGCGTGCACGCTCGGCACGGTGCGCGCGCCGCGACACGCGCGGCGCGCGACGCCGTCAAGCAGTGGGCGCGCGTTCCGGACGCGTCGAGCGCGCTGCTCGTGCGCCTCGTGGAAGTGCTGTGGCGACTGAACGTCGCGCCTCACCCACCTGACGCGTGCGCGACGACGTGCTTGATCGGCGTGGTGCAACCGCACGGGCGTGTCACGGTCGCCGCGCTCGGCGACGGCCTCGTGGCGTACCGGGATGCCGACGGTGACGACGGGCGAGACGGGCGAGACGGGCGAGACGGGCGAGACGGGCGAGGCGCGCGCTTCTCGAACGAGACGCTCGCGTTGGGATGCGCGCATCACATGAACGACTGGTTCACGCGTTCGTGGACGCCCAGCGGGTCGTTCACGCTCGTGCTCGCCACGGACGGCATCAGCGACGACGTGCCGCCGGAACGCGTCGGGGTGTTCCTGGATTGGGCGGGCGGTTTGGCGAGCGTCGCACCACGCGCGCGTGGTGCGAGCGTCCGGCGCGCGTTGCACACGTGGCCCACGCCCGGTCACATCGACGACAAAACCCTCGCGATTTTGCAAGGAGCCTTCGCGTGA
- a CDS encoding vWA domain-containing protein: MIRLRDVTVSVPRPLPVLMLVDVSGSMAEDGKLSALNIAMRDMLRAFAEDDEATAEIHVAIIAFGGRTARVHVPLQPARTVTFEALTATGHTPLGAALELVTRIVDDAELIPSRAYRPTIVLVSDGVPTDAWEEPLARLLASPRASKATRLALAVGDDAELDVLERFAGAEYVRRAHEARQLRRFFSFVTMSVTVRSRSSTPNQLEPLPDLGVDDGFDDLLE, from the coding sequence GTGATTCGTTTGCGTGACGTCACCGTGTCCGTGCCGCGCCCCCTGCCCGTGCTGATGTTGGTGGACGTGAGCGGTTCGATGGCGGAAGACGGCAAGCTGAGCGCGTTGAACATCGCCATGCGCGACATGCTGCGCGCCTTCGCCGAGGACGACGAGGCCACCGCCGAGATTCACGTCGCCATCATCGCGTTCGGTGGACGAACGGCGCGCGTGCACGTGCCGTTGCAACCGGCGCGCACCGTGACGTTCGAGGCGCTCACCGCGACCGGGCACACGCCGCTCGGCGCGGCCTTGGAGCTCGTGACGCGCATCGTCGACGACGCGGAGTTGATTCCGAGTCGCGCGTACCGACCGACGATCGTGCTGGTGTCCGATGGCGTGCCGACGGACGCGTGGGAGGAGCCGCTCGCGCGTCTGCTCGCGTCGCCTCGCGCGTCGAAAGCGACGCGCTTGGCGTTGGCGGTGGGGGATGACGCGGAACTCGACGTGCTCGAACGATTCGCGGGCGCTGAGTACGTGCGGCGCGCGCACGAAGCGCGGCAGTTGCGTCGATTCTTCAGCTTCGTGACGATGAGCGTGACGGTGCGTTCGCGTTCGTCCACGCCGAATCAACTCGAGCCGCTGCCGGACTTGGGGGTGGACGATGGCTTCGACGACCTCTTGGAGTGA
- a CDS encoding tyrosine-type recombinase/integrase, with protein sequence MTKRPSKSERRTKAPNGAGSIRPRKNKNTNETTYLVRVTFGLVGGKQRQISRVVATAREAEVTRAQLLADVNRGTLSLPSVLTVRELLVEHIDARRAHWKPKTTANNEDLARRLDPLVGAKRVQALKPLDVQRVYHELAGQYGASMLKQVRSLLKGALDFAVLHEIVARNVTAGVPLPKGQPSPRAHENRALNSWQLGAFLQAAQAFEAWAGPVFQVVSLTGLRRGEAAALRWVNVDLDAGVLFVRENLTVVRGRPVLGTPKSAASVRRVPLAPETVALLRAWRARQLELARMLGGKWRGSDHVFTNSVGARFHPDALSRRARLIGEAAGLPGVHFHMLRHTCASLHLARGVPADVVKAWLGHEDIRVTLNTYRMVFESEHRAHVVGLRDLLREKPANLIFDAFGRVGA encoded by the coding sequence ATGACTAAGCGTCCCTCGAAATCCGAGCGGCGAACGAAAGCCCCGAATGGCGCGGGTAGCATCCGCCCGCGCAAGAACAAGAACACGAACGAAACCACCTACCTCGTGCGCGTCACCTTCGGGCTCGTGGGAGGCAAGCAACGTCAAATCAGCCGCGTGGTCGCCACGGCGCGCGAAGCGGAGGTGACGCGCGCGCAACTGCTCGCGGACGTCAACCGAGGCACCTTGTCCTTACCGAGCGTCCTGACCGTGCGCGAATTGCTCGTCGAGCACATCGACGCGCGGCGAGCGCACTGGAAACCGAAGACGACGGCCAACAACGAGGACCTCGCACGGCGACTTGACCCGTTGGTCGGCGCGAAACGCGTGCAGGCCCTCAAGCCGCTGGACGTGCAGCGCGTGTACCACGAGCTCGCCGGGCAGTACGGCGCGTCGATGCTCAAGCAAGTTCGCTCGTTGCTCAAAGGCGCGCTCGACTTCGCGGTGCTTCACGAGATCGTCGCGCGCAACGTCACGGCGGGCGTGCCGCTGCCCAAAGGGCAGCCGTCGCCACGCGCGCACGAGAATCGTGCGTTGAACAGCTGGCAGCTCGGCGCGTTTTTGCAAGCCGCTCAGGCCTTCGAAGCGTGGGCGGGCCCGGTGTTTCAAGTCGTGAGCCTCACCGGGTTGCGGCGCGGCGAAGCGGCGGCGCTGCGTTGGGTGAACGTGGACCTCGACGCGGGCGTGTTGTTCGTGCGTGAGAACCTCACGGTGGTGCGCGGCCGCCCGGTGCTCGGCACGCCGAAAAGCGCGGCGAGCGTGCGACGCGTTCCGCTCGCACCGGAAACCGTGGCGTTGCTGCGCGCGTGGCGCGCTCGGCAGTTGGAGCTCGCGCGCATGCTGGGCGGCAAGTGGCGCGGTTCGGATCACGTGTTCACGAACAGCGTCGGTGCGCGCTTCCACCCGGACGCCTTGTCGCGCCGCGCGCGTCTCATCGGGGAGGCGGCGGGCTTGCCGGGCGTGCACTTTCACATGTTGCGTCACACGTGCGCGAGTTTGCATCTCGCGCGTGGCGTGCCCGCCGACGTCGTGAAAGCGTGGCTCGGGCACGAGGACATTCGCGTCACACTCAACACGTACCGCATGGTGTTCGAGAGCGAGCACCGCGCGCACGTCGTGGGTCTGCGCGACTTGCTGCGCGAAAAGCCCGCCAATCTCATCTTCGACGCCTTCGGGCGGGTGGGCGCGTGA
- a CDS encoding helix-turn-helix domain-containing protein: MYHTVKDLAERLKCSEKVVYGMIRRGELFAFKIGQKEYRISDEAINAWAAEQRRRHDERRGERDD; this comes from the coding sequence ATGTACCACACCGTGAAAGACTTGGCCGAACGGCTCAAGTGCAGCGAGAAGGTCGTGTACGGCATGATTCGGCGCGGCGAGTTGTTCGCGTTCAAGATCGGCCAAAAAGAGTACCGGATCTCCGACGAGGCGATCAACGCTTGGGCGGCCGAGCAACGCCGTCGGCACGACGAACGCCGAGGTGAGCGCGATGACTAA
- a CDS encoding tyrosine-type recombinase/integrase — MKRRTNGDGCVKKLPSGSHRWQITLGFDEHGRQILKSGTEKTKQDAERARVQALADHSRGLLPVPSQVKVGEWLSRWCALKRANLAPKTHANYQYVIDRHLIPLLGHKKLQDLKPSDVRAAYVHLADRGFSKSLLHQARVILRQALQEAVFDELVARNAAEVARLPSFKRSQTARALDTAEVTAFLRVASEHRLGRLFAFVLSTGLRRGEVCALRWVNVDLERGILRVRENVTVVHGKAVLGAPKTEAGVRDLHLASDTVALLREHRREHGVSPNGYVFTNARGERLYPDSLTKLAGKLAQRAKLGDVRFHDLRHTYASLMLARGVPMEVVSEKLGHSRPSTTADIYRHVFAEEHERHTLDLTELLTPVPLKIRSAAKRVEDVDADEPAA, encoded by the coding sequence ATGAAACGACGAACGAACGGCGACGGGTGCGTCAAGAAACTACCGAGCGGCAGCCACCGCTGGCAGATCACGCTCGGGTTCGACGAGCACGGCCGGCAGATCCTCAAGAGCGGCACGGAGAAAACCAAGCAGGACGCCGAGCGCGCCCGCGTGCAAGCCTTGGCAGACCACAGCCGCGGCTTGCTGCCCGTCCCCAGCCAAGTCAAGGTCGGAGAGTGGCTTTCGCGCTGGTGCGCTTTGAAGCGCGCGAACCTCGCGCCTAAAACGCACGCGAACTACCAGTACGTCATCGACCGCCACCTCATTCCGCTGCTCGGCCACAAGAAGCTGCAAGACCTCAAACCGAGCGACGTGCGCGCCGCGTACGTTCACCTCGCCGACCGCGGCTTCTCGAAGTCGCTGCTGCACCAAGCGCGCGTCATCCTGCGGCAAGCCCTGCAAGAAGCGGTGTTCGATGAGCTCGTCGCGCGCAACGCCGCCGAGGTCGCGCGCTTGCCGAGCTTCAAACGCTCTCAGACCGCGCGGGCGCTCGACACCGCCGAAGTCACAGCCTTCCTGCGCGTGGCGAGCGAGCACCGCTTGGGGAGGCTGTTCGCGTTCGTGCTTTCCACGGGTCTGCGACGAGGCGAGGTGTGCGCCCTGCGCTGGGTGAACGTCGACCTCGAACGAGGCATTCTCCGCGTACGAGAGAACGTCACGGTCGTCCATGGCAAGGCCGTGCTGGGCGCGCCGAAAACCGAGGCGGGCGTACGGGACCTGCACCTCGCGTCGGACACGGTTGCGCTGCTGCGCGAGCACCGACGTGAGCACGGTGTGTCGCCGAACGGGTACGTGTTTACCAACGCCCGCGGCGAGCGGCTCTACCCGGATTCCCTGACGAAACTCGCCGGGAAGCTCGCGCAGCGAGCCAAGCTCGGGGATGTGCGCTTTCACGACCTTCGCCACACGTACGCGTCGCTGATGCTCGCGCGGGGCGTGCCGATGGAAGTCGTGAGCGAGAAGCTCGGGCACTCACGGCCCAGCACGACTGCCGACATCTACCGACACGTGTTCGCCGAGGAGCATGAGCGGCACACCCTCGACCTCACGGAGCTCCTTACGCCAGTGCCGTTGAAGATTCGCAGCGCCGCGAAGCGAGTCGAGGACGTGGACGCAGACGAGCCCGCCGCCTAA
- the dndC gene encoding DNA phosphorothioation system sulfurtransferase DndC — protein MRKGLPSESSFSEHRSIHDVLQEIRDVYQRYPQPWVLGYSGGKDSTAVLQLVWRALEVLPEDQRQKPVYVISSDTLVEAPLLVDHIDRNIALIERAARDARMPFVPAKVKPVLNDTFWVNLIGRGYPAPSSKFRWCTERLKINPADRFVEEKVAEHTEVIMILGVRKTESATRMQLLNSYMVNDHVLRRHSSLHGAYLYSPIVDFSTDDVWSYLLQNASPWGADNRQLSAMYRNATSAGECPLVVDDSTPSCGQSRFGCWVCTVVERDRSMDALIENGDGDNDWLQHLADFRTFLRETTDPARKHIYRDFRGRNGRVIYLKDGTLGARTYRLDTSREMLRRLLEIQENIRREGPPEPITLVSDEELHEIRRLWRTERQDWEDSVPTIVRDVTGRDLAWPTNDDGHFDADHRALLESLCDEHGVPFDLMARLLEVERRSSGVTRRAGVVKELGEVLEREWRAEEELLAVSRARAEGALYPVAAAAIEEEAARRDTQKARA, from the coding sequence ATGCGCAAAGGTCTACCGAGCGAAAGCTCGTTCAGCGAACACCGATCCATTCACGACGTCCTTCAAGAAATTCGAGACGTGTATCAACGTTACCCTCAACCTTGGGTGCTGGGGTACAGCGGCGGCAAGGACTCCACCGCCGTGCTGCAACTCGTGTGGCGCGCCCTTGAAGTCCTACCGGAAGACCAACGCCAAAAACCCGTGTACGTCATCTCGTCGGACACCCTCGTTGAAGCGCCTCTTCTGGTCGACCACATTGACCGCAACATCGCCCTCATCGAACGAGCCGCGCGTGACGCGCGCATGCCTTTCGTGCCCGCCAAGGTCAAACCCGTCTTGAACGACACCTTTTGGGTGAATTTGATTGGTCGCGGGTACCCGGCGCCATCCTCGAAGTTCCGTTGGTGCACGGAACGCCTCAAAATTAATCCGGCCGACCGCTTCGTCGAAGAGAAAGTCGCGGAGCACACCGAAGTCATCATGATTTTGGGCGTGCGTAAAACCGAAAGCGCCACGCGCATGCAACTGCTGAATTCGTACATGGTCAATGACCACGTGCTGCGCCGACACTCCTCGCTGCACGGCGCGTACTTGTACTCGCCCATCGTAGATTTCAGCACGGACGACGTGTGGAGTTACCTGCTGCAAAACGCCTCACCTTGGGGCGCGGACAACCGCCAGTTGTCCGCAATGTACCGCAACGCCACGTCCGCCGGCGAGTGCCCGCTCGTCGTGGATGACAGCACCCCGTCGTGCGGCCAAAGCCGCTTTGGTTGCTGGGTGTGCACTGTGGTCGAACGAGACCGCAGCATGGACGCCCTCATCGAAAACGGCGACGGCGACAACGATTGGTTGCAGCACCTCGCGGACTTCCGCACCTTCCTGCGTGAAACCACCGATCCGGCGCGCAAGCACATTTACCGTGATTTTCGCGGCCGCAACGGCCGCGTGATTTACCTCAAGGACGGTACGCTCGGCGCGCGCACGTACCGCCTTGACACGAGCCGCGAAATGCTTCGGCGCCTCCTTGAAATTCAGGAGAACATTCGTCGCGAGGGCCCGCCCGAACCGATCACGCTCGTCAGCGACGAGGAACTACACGAAATTCGCCGCTTGTGGCGCACAGAACGCCAAGACTGGGAGGATTCCGTCCCGACCATTGTGCGTGACGTCACCGGTCGTGACCTCGCGTGGCCCACGAACGACGACGGACACTTCGATGCGGATCACCGCGCGCTGCTCGAAAGTTTGTGCGACGAGCACGGCGTGCCGTTTGATTTAATGGCGCGCCTCCTCGAAGTTGAGCGTCGCTCAAGTGGCGTCACGCGCCGCGCCGGCGTTGTGAAGGAACTCGGGGAAGTGCTCGAGCGCGAATGGCGCGCCGAAGAAGAACTGCTCGCCGTGTCTCGTGCGCGCGCCGAAGGCGCGTTGTACCCGGTGGCGGCTGCCGCGATTGAAGAAGAAGCGGCGCGCCGTGACACACAGAAGGCGCGCGCGTGA